The following proteins are co-located in the Chryseobacterium daecheongense genome:
- a CDS encoding thioredoxin family protein: MKKIISGLFVFFTVILFAQESIQFQDIPFKDLIAKAKKENKIVFIDAYASWCGPCKLMEKNVFTKKSVGDYYNANFVNARFDMEKGEGREIAAKYGVRSYPTYLFLNGDGELISQNLGYMEESVFLTMAQDINSPNNKKGSLKDRFASGEKDPEFLINVMKLNSTSDFDFAKKASERYFENKKKTEELSKDDIGFLLFFLKSVEDPNYKIFASRKSEIIKYLPEETYKEFDHQLILSKVVAESIDDKNKRVNDDYFLKTAEPLVGKYEAEIKLNQTKLSYYEQNNNFPEYEKAALAYYKNSDSFEPNQLLKAAWIFSEHVKTTSSLKKAVEWAEKSVMRGETSENTFILAKLYFLTGNKDMAKTYAEMSKNMAVQSNKDATLAEGLLKQIK; encoded by the coding sequence ATGAAGAAGATTATCTCCGGATTATTTGTTTTTTTCACTGTAATTCTTTTTGCCCAGGAATCCATCCAGTTTCAGGATATCCCTTTTAAAGACCTAATTGCCAAAGCTAAGAAAGAAAACAAAATAGTTTTCATTGATGCTTACGCTTCATGGTGTGGCCCTTGTAAACTGATGGAGAAAAATGTATTTACAAAGAAATCGGTGGGAGATTACTATAACGCCAATTTTGTAAATGCAAGATTTGATATGGAGAAAGGAGAAGGCAGAGAAATTGCCGCCAAATACGGAGTTCGTTCCTATCCGACTTACTTGTTTCTGAACGGTGATGGGGAGCTCATCTCTCAAAATCTCGGTTATATGGAAGAAAGTGTTTTCCTAACGATGGCACAGGACATCAATTCACCCAATAACAAAAAAGGGTCATTAAAAGATCGTTTTGCATCGGGTGAAAAAGACCCTGAATTTTTGATCAACGTAATGAAATTAAATTCTACTTCAGATTTTGATTTTGCAAAAAAAGCCTCTGAAAGATACTTTGAAAATAAAAAGAAAACTGAAGAACTGTCTAAAGATGACATTGGATTTCTTTTATTCTTTTTAAAATCCGTTGAGGATCCTAATTATAAAATTTTCGCTTCCAGAAAATCAGAAATTATCAAATATCTTCCTGAGGAAACCTATAAAGAATTTGATCATCAGCTTATTTTATCCAAGGTAGTAGCCGAATCGATTGACGACAAAAATAAGAGGGTAAATGATGACTATTTTCTGAAAACAGCAGAACCCTTGGTTGGGAAATATGAGGCTGAAATTAAGCTGAATCAGACTAAACTTAGTTATTATGAACAAAATAATAATTTTCCTGAATATGAAAAAGCAGCTTTAGCATATTACAAAAATTCTGATTCCTTTGAGCCTAATCAATTACTTAAAGCCGCGTGGATATTCTCCGAGCATGTAAAAACAACATCCTCATTAAAGAAAGCGGTTGAATGGGCAGAGAAATCTGTTATGAGAGGAGAGACTTCTGAAAACACCTTTATTCTGGCAAAGCTCTATTTCTTAACAGGAAATAAAGATATGGCAAAAACGTATGCTGAAATGTCGAAAAATATGGCTGTTCAATCCAATAAAGACGCAACTTTGGCCGAAGGATTGCTTAAACAAATCAAATAA
- a CDS encoding cation:dicarboxylase symporter family transporter has translation MKEVFKNYSGILFLLLGIIVGSIIGITAPDFVGYIKPLGDIFLNLLFVSVVPLVFFAVSNSIASLEQQSKFGKIIAMMSFTFLFFILTAAVFTIIAVYLFPMSPISGSSQIISEGNDNETWGNRIVSFFTVGEFTELFSRKNMLALLIFAFLTGFAARKTGETGQPFRLFLASGYEVMKELLLLVMKLAPIGLGAYFAYQVATVGPQLFGFYGKPLGIYYIVGTIYFFLFFTLYTFMANGQKGVKDFWTNAPYPTLTALSTCSSFATMPANLQAASKIGIPSSIANLVIPIGTTLHKNGSSISSIIKIYVAFLIIGKDFFEPSNLILALGITVFVSIVEGGIPNGGYIGELLMISVYKLPHEAIPAVMIIGTLVDPLATVLNAVGNVVAAMFVNRFIKVDG, from the coding sequence ATGAAAGAAGTATTTAAAAACTACTCTGGAATTTTATTTTTACTCTTGGGAATCATAGTTGGAAGTATTATCGGGATCACTGCTCCCGATTTTGTAGGCTATATAAAACCGCTTGGGGACATTTTCCTTAATTTACTTTTTGTAAGCGTTGTTCCATTGGTATTTTTTGCTGTGTCTAATTCTATAGCATCTTTAGAGCAACAATCAAAATTTGGAAAGATCATTGCGATGATGTCGTTTACCTTTCTATTTTTTATATTAACAGCAGCTGTTTTTACCATTATTGCGGTTTATCTTTTTCCTATGTCTCCTATTTCAGGAAGTTCACAGATCATTTCTGAAGGTAATGACAATGAAACCTGGGGAAACAGGATTGTAAGCTTCTTTACAGTTGGTGAATTCACAGAGCTGTTTTCCAGAAAGAATATGCTCGCCCTGCTAATATTTGCTTTTTTAACAGGTTTTGCGGCAAGAAAAACCGGAGAAACCGGCCAGCCATTCAGGCTTTTCCTTGCTTCAGGATACGAAGTCATGAAAGAGCTGCTTTTACTGGTTATGAAGCTTGCTCCGATCGGGCTCGGGGCTTATTTTGCCTATCAGGTTGCTACTGTGGGTCCACAGCTTTTTGGTTTTTACGGAAAGCCACTAGGTATCTACTACATCGTGGGAACCATCTATTTCTTTTTATTTTTCACACTATATACCTTCATGGCCAACGGGCAAAAAGGGGTCAAGGATTTCTGGACGAATGCGCCCTATCCTACGCTAACTGCTCTAAGTACCTGCAGTAGCTTTGCAACAATGCCTGCAAATTTGCAAGCAGCTTCGAAGATCGGAATACCAAGTTCTATTGCGAATCTCGTTATTCCGATTGGAACTACTTTACATAAAAACGGATCATCCATATCTTCAATCATCAAGATTTATGTCGCATTTCTAATTATCGGAAAAGATTTTTTTGAGCCTTCCAACCTGATTTTAGCTTTGGGAATTACGGTATTTGTAAGTATTGTTGAGGGCGGAATACCTAACGGTGGTTATATCGGTGAACTTCTGATGATTTCTGTATATAAATTACCTCATGAAGCAATTCCTGCCGTAATGATTATCGGAACATTGGTAGATCCATTAGCTACCGTTCTAAATGCCGTAGGAAATGTTGTTGCCGCCATGTTTGTAAACAGGTTCATAAAGGTAGATGGTTGA
- a CDS encoding DUF3575 domain-containing protein, producing the protein MKYKLFVSFMSLFSLGNLNAQEQATEKGKSLYVKGNALFLPIGVLNGGLEYQLSKKYTLQGDVFVSPWKSFAGHEFQYYSVSLEGRYYFDEAFKHWYVGANLAASSFVLQKWNYWGSGTYTNDRGEKYKKSNLYQKGVSLIIGVTAGYQFQLSENWNLDVYATVGTSQDFYKGYDRTTGKRYDVATGFNKSGEILPYRGGIMISYKIK; encoded by the coding sequence ATGAAATATAAATTGTTTGTAAGTTTTATGAGTCTGTTTTCACTAGGAAATTTGAATGCCCAGGAACAGGCTACAGAAAAGGGGAAAAGTTTATACGTAAAAGGCAATGCCCTTTTTCTTCCAATAGGAGTTCTAAACGGAGGATTAGAATATCAGCTTAGTAAAAAGTATACTTTACAGGGTGATGTATTTGTTTCTCCATGGAAATCTTTCGCCGGACATGAATTTCAGTATTATTCTGTTTCCTTAGAGGGTAGATATTATTTTGATGAAGCTTTCAAACACTGGTATGTGGGTGCCAACCTTGCAGCATCTTCTTTTGTATTGCAAAAATGGAATTACTGGGGTTCTGGCACATACACCAATGACAGAGGCGAAAAATACAAAAAGTCCAATCTGTATCAAAAAGGAGTTTCACTGATCATTGGAGTTACTGCGGGTTACCAGTTTCAGCTTTCAGAAAACTGGAATCTGGATGTTTATGCAACTGTTGGAACCTCTCAGGATTTTTATAAGGGCTATGACCGCACCACAGGAAAACGCTATGATGTAGCTACCGGATTTAATAAAAGTGGTGAAATATTACCATATAGAGGCGGCATAATGATTTCTTACAAAATAAAATAA
- a CDS encoding MerR family transcriptional regulator codes for MEERISREELVKIYNIEIAFFDELVDCGLLEVQTENDVRYLMYEDLPAFERFTNWHYDLEINLPGLEVINDMLQKMTDLKQKNRDLLAKLSAISDRYEDI; via the coding sequence ATGGAAGAAAGAATATCACGGGAAGAACTCGTAAAAATATATAATATAGAAATTGCTTTCTTTGATGAGCTGGTAGACTGCGGCTTACTTGAGGTACAGACTGAAAATGATGTGCGCTATTTGATGTATGAAGATTTACCTGCTTTTGAAAGATTCACGAATTGGCATTATGATCTGGAAATAAACCTTCCCGGTTTAGAAGTTATTAATGATATGCTTCAGAAAATGACTGATCTTAAACAAAAAAATAGAGACTTACTGGCCAAACTTTCTGCAATAAGTGATCGATATGAGGATATTTAA
- a CDS encoding DUF779 domain-containing protein, translated as MEPKISRLSATEKALEVIWQLEEKYGDLMFYQAGGCCEGTQPQCFEKGGFFPRMNDAMIGTVNRHEFWIDRDLFEYWKYSHFTLDVVDGFGPGGFSLETPLGKTFKVHYKLFTPEEYKNLEPVKRSE; from the coding sequence ATGGAACCCAAAATATCCAGGTTATCTGCTACGGAAAAAGCGCTTGAAGTTATCTGGCAGCTAGAAGAAAAATATGGAGACCTGATGTTTTATCAGGCAGGCGGTTGTTGTGAAGGTACTCAGCCTCAATGTTTTGAAAAAGGAGGGTTTTTTCCAAGAATGAATGATGCTATGATAGGTACAGTCAACAGACATGAATTTTGGATCGATCGCGATTTGTTTGAGTATTGGAAATATTCTCACTTTACATTAGATGTTGTAGATGGTTTCGGACCAGGTGGTTTTTCTCTGGAAACACCTTTAGGAAAAACATTTAAAGTACATTACAAGCTTTTTACTCCTGAAGAATACAAAAATTTGGAACCGGTAAAACGCAGCGAATAA
- a CDS encoding FtsX-like permease family protein gives MNFPLYFSRKIAFSKDNKNNLSRVIIFIGRLSVALGIIVSLITVSTGFGSKKAIKERLADFSGHITVKSTRSNSSYNTSVLDKQGLNIQKIKALPDVESVQKYAMVTGIMRNEHNFAGIIFKGVGKDFDSARFKKFLVAGTTPKVTEVGYNHGVTISQKIANDLHLKVKDSIVTIFSKADQKPIYRKFEVVGIYRTDIKMIDEQFVIGGINHVRKIQDMKPDDIGGLDIFFKNVNDIDSDFPEIEKLIGYKNYAEKATEKFPQITDWISIFDTNIALIIIIMLIVVIINIIMVLLILIIERTNSIGLLKTLGASNSQIRATFINYTLIIMVPGLLYGNIIGLGLLLLQKFFGIIKLNPENYYVSTVPVDLNPIAIISISVGILIISALALIVPSYLISKISPVKAIKYN, from the coding sequence TTGAACTTTCCTTTATATTTCTCTAGAAAAATAGCGTTTTCCAAAGATAACAAAAATAATCTTTCAAGGGTTATCATCTTCATAGGCAGGCTTTCTGTAGCTTTAGGAATCATTGTATCATTGATTACCGTATCTACAGGATTTGGCTCAAAAAAAGCTATTAAAGAAAGACTGGCAGATTTCAGCGGACATATTACCGTAAAGTCCACACGATCCAATTCTTCATACAATACTTCTGTGCTTGATAAGCAGGGATTAAATATTCAGAAAATAAAAGCACTTCCGGATGTTGAAAGTGTTCAGAAATATGCTATGGTTACAGGAATTATGCGGAATGAGCATAATTTTGCAGGCATTATTTTCAAAGGTGTAGGCAAGGACTTTGACAGTGCCCGTTTTAAAAAATTTCTCGTTGCCGGCACAACACCCAAAGTAACAGAGGTCGGCTATAACCATGGGGTAACTATTTCACAAAAGATCGCGAATGACCTTCATTTAAAAGTGAAAGACAGTATTGTTACCATATTTTCAAAGGCGGATCAGAAACCTATTTATCGAAAATTTGAAGTTGTGGGAATTTACCGAACGGACATTAAAATGATTGATGAACAATTTGTGATCGGTGGAATCAACCATGTGAGAAAAATTCAGGATATGAAACCGGATGACATTGGTGGTCTGGATATCTTCTTTAAAAATGTAAATGATATCGATAGTGATTTCCCGGAAATTGAAAAGCTTATCGGCTATAAAAATTATGCGGAAAAAGCAACAGAAAAATTCCCACAGATTACAGACTGGATCAGCATTTTTGACACTAATATTGCATTGATCATTATTATCATGCTTATTGTGGTCATCATTAATATCATCATGGTTCTTTTGATCCTTATCATTGAAAGGACGAATTCAATCGGTCTCTTAAAAACTTTAGGAGCTAGTAATTCCCAGATCAGGGCTACATTTATTAATTATACCTTAATAATAATGGTTCCGGGGCTTTTATACGGAAATATTATAGGCCTTGGTCTCTTACTTTTACAGAAGTTTTTTGGAATTATAAAGCTGAATCCTGAAAATTATTATGTAAGTACAGTTCCCGTAGACCTTAATCCTATTGCTATTATTTCAATCTCTGTAGGAATTTTAATTATATCGGCACTGGCATTGATCGTTCCAAGTTATCTGATCAGCAAGATTTCACCGGTTAAAGCGATCAAATACAATTAA
- a CDS encoding J domain-containing protein, which translates to MAYIDYYKILGVDKKASQEDIKKAYRKLARKLHPDLNPDDKEAERKFKELNEANEVLSNPENRSKYDKYGENWKHGEEYEKAQQQQRHYQNQGQGYSGGFSGADFGEGEDFSDFFQSMFGQGGGFGRSSRGSASGKFKGQDVQAELNLHLRDAAKTHPQTFEINGKKVRITIPAGVYDGQQIKLKGHGNPGINGGPSGDLYITFNISPDPDFERVGDDLKTKVTIDLYTAVLGGDVKVNTLDGSVNLKVKPETQSGLTVRLKGKGFPVYKKEGQFGDLFVTYEVKLPTNLTEKQKELFEQLKNS; encoded by the coding sequence ATGGCTTATATAGATTACTATAAAATTCTGGGGGTAGATAAAAAAGCATCGCAGGAAGATATCAAAAAAGCATACCGAAAGCTGGCTCGGAAATTACATCCCGATCTTAATCCCGATGACAAAGAGGCTGAGAGAAAATTCAAGGAACTGAATGAAGCGAATGAGGTTCTCAGTAATCCGGAAAACCGAAGCAAATATGATAAGTACGGAGAAAACTGGAAACATGGGGAGGAATATGAAAAGGCTCAGCAGCAACAAAGACATTATCAAAATCAAGGGCAAGGTTACAGTGGTGGATTCTCCGGTGCAGATTTTGGAGAAGGAGAGGATTTTTCAGATTTTTTCCAGAGTATGTTTGGACAAGGCGGAGGTTTCGGAAGAAGCTCCCGAGGGAGTGCTTCCGGGAAATTTAAAGGACAGGATGTACAGGCTGAGCTTAATTTACATCTTAGAGATGCTGCCAAAACACATCCCCAAACGTTTGAGATTAATGGCAAAAAAGTGCGGATTACAATTCCCGCCGGAGTTTATGATGGTCAACAGATCAAATTAAAAGGTCACGGAAACCCCGGTATCAATGGAGGTCCTTCGGGAGATTTGTACATTACATTTAATATCTCACCTGATCCTGATTTTGAGAGGGTAGGAGATGATCTTAAAACGAAAGTTACTATTGATCTTTATACAGCTGTTTTGGGTGGTGATGTAAAAGTAAATACCCTGGACGGAAGCGTTAATTTAAAGGTTAAACCTGAGACTCAAAGTGGATTAACGGTGAGGTTGAAAGGAAAAGGGTTTCCCGTATATAAGAAAGAAGGTCAATTTGGAGACCTGTTCGTAACATATGAAGTGAAGTTGCCAACAAACCTTACTGAGAAACAAAAAGAACTTTTTGAACAACTTAAAAATTCTTAG
- a CDS encoding alpha/beta hydrolase, giving the protein MTTLRKKRGLLTSFTIFALLFSCTDGRTIDEPGNLVPKTVDQDSSLPSIRVNGSLLHSEAFGPENGTLIIAIHGGPGGDYRYLLNCKDLANKGYRVVFYDQRGSGLSQRFPKNSYKSLGAGAIDLMYDELSSVIAYYRKSSNQKVILLGHSWGAILASGYVGKYPNAVQGIVLCEPGGLKWDDITDYVKESRSFKLWSEILNDATYIDQFISGKEDQHEILDYKMSMLTSKNDITGEGDFDPGMSWRSGAVIMDALFDVGEEYNSDFSKGLQNYNAPVLFFYSERNKAYPDSWAQKITSDYNHVEKVKVSGVGHDGIITNQNAWNSQTKPKIINFINNL; this is encoded by the coding sequence ATGACAACATTGAGAAAAAAAAGAGGGTTACTGACCTCTTTTACAATTTTTGCATTACTGTTCTCCTGTACTGATGGAAGAACAATTGATGAACCCGGAAACTTAGTTCCTAAGACAGTTGATCAGGATTCTTCACTACCATCAATACGCGTAAATGGCTCTCTGCTCCATTCAGAAGCATTCGGCCCTGAAAATGGGACCCTAATTATTGCTATCCATGGAGGACCCGGAGGTGATTACAGATATTTATTAAATTGTAAAGATCTCGCTAATAAAGGATACAGAGTCGTTTTCTATGATCAGAGAGGTTCTGGTCTTTCCCAGCGTTTTCCTAAGAATTCATATAAATCATTAGGAGCAGGAGCTATTGATCTTATGTATGACGAATTATCCTCAGTAATAGCTTATTACCGTAAAAGCTCTAATCAAAAAGTAATCTTATTAGGGCATTCCTGGGGAGCCATACTGGCTTCAGGATATGTGGGAAAGTATCCAAACGCTGTTCAGGGGATTGTTTTATGTGAACCGGGCGGATTGAAATGGGATGATATTACTGACTATGTAAAAGAGTCCAGATCATTTAAACTCTGGAGTGAGATCTTGAATGATGCAACCTATATTGATCAGTTTATATCCGGGAAGGAGGATCAGCACGAAATACTGGATTATAAAATGTCTATGCTGACATCGAAAAACGATATTACTGGTGAAGGAGACTTTGATCCCGGCATGAGCTGGAGAAGTGGGGCTGTAATTATGGATGCATTATTTGATGTAGGAGAGGAATACAATTCCGATTTTTCTAAGGGGTTGCAGAATTACAATGCTCCTGTGTTATTCTTTTACAGTGAAAGAAATAAAGCTTATCCTGATTCCTGGGCACAGAAAATAACTTCAGATTATAATCATGTGGAAAAGGTTAAGGTTTCCGGTGTTGGACATGATGGTATTATTACCAATCAGAATGCGTGGAATTCCCAGACCAAGCCTAAAATTATCAATTTTATCAACAATCTTTAA
- a CDS encoding helix-turn-helix domain-containing protein, translating to MLYLSGVFIAFFLTFLLLTKRNKSSADFILCGWLFTIGVNLLTHYLFLTYQYKEYPSLILLGFTLPLLYGPFLYLYVRKQTSPKPFSAVQLLHFLPFVICNLSFLSFYMAPFDERVSIFKHEGREFEIELLFRLYGIYISGIIYVIISLFILYRFRKNMVQQFSNTEKINFKWLLYLIIWIGLIWGLVLWNDNANIIYGAVAVFIMWLGYFGIKQVQVFNYSNSFFTAEESLTEVVTSPIIVGGEDKKYQKSGLTQENIDDIHYRLLEVLNEEKPFLNPNLTLNELSQLLKVHPNYLSQVINSKENKNFYELINEKRIEEFLHKISEPESRHYTFLAIAFECGFNSKTSFNRNFKKYMGITPTEYQKKL from the coding sequence ATGCTTTATCTTTCCGGGGTTTTTATTGCTTTCTTTTTGACATTTCTTTTGCTTACAAAACGGAATAAAAGCTCTGCTGATTTTATTTTATGTGGATGGTTATTTACAATTGGTGTCAATTTATTAACACATTATCTCTTTCTTACTTATCAGTATAAAGAATATCCTTCTTTAATACTTTTAGGTTTTACACTACCGTTACTTTATGGACCGTTTTTATACCTCTATGTAAGAAAACAAACTTCTCCTAAACCTTTTTCAGCAGTACAGCTGTTACATTTTTTACCTTTTGTGATATGTAATTTATCTTTTCTTTCATTTTATATGGCACCCTTTGATGAAAGGGTTAGTATTTTTAAACATGAGGGAAGGGAATTCGAGATTGAATTGCTTTTCAGGCTATATGGTATATACATTTCAGGAATCATTTATGTGATCATTTCTTTATTTATTTTATATAGATTCCGCAAAAATATGGTCCAGCAGTTTTCAAATACAGAAAAAATAAACTTTAAGTGGTTGTTGTATCTTATTATCTGGATTGGGCTGATCTGGGGATTGGTTCTTTGGAATGACAATGCAAATATTATTTATGGTGCAGTTGCTGTTTTTATCATGTGGTTGGGATATTTCGGGATCAAGCAGGTACAGGTTTTCAATTATTCTAATTCATTTTTTACTGCTGAAGAAAGCCTGACAGAAGTAGTTACATCTCCAATAATAGTAGGCGGTGAAGATAAAAAGTATCAAAAATCAGGATTAACACAGGAAAATATTGATGATATCCATTACAGATTACTTGAGGTTTTAAACGAAGAAAAACCGTTCCTAAATCCCAATCTCACCTTAAATGAATTGTCTCAGTTGCTTAAAGTCCATCCGAACTATCTTTCCCAGGTAATTAATTCTAAGGAAAATAAAAACTTCTACGAATTAATTAATGAAAAGAGGATAGAAGAGTTTTTGCACAAAATTTCGGAACCGGAAAGCAGGCATTATACTTTTCTGGCTATTGCCTTTGAATGTGGTTTTAATTCCAAAACATCCTTCAACCGGAATTTTAAAAAATATATGGGTATTACCCCCACTGAATACCAAAAAAAGCTGTAA
- a CDS encoding pyridoxal-phosphate dependent enzyme, with protein MKYAKNILETIGNTPLVKLNKVLGEDFPALVLAKVETFNPGNSVKDRMAVKMIEDAEKDGRLKPGGTIIEGTSGNTGMGLALAAIIKGYKCIFVTNSKQSKEKCDILRAVGAEVIVCPTDVKPTDPRSYYSVSKRLAKETENGWYVNQYDNLSNRAAHYESTAPEIWEQTEGKLTHFVVGAGTGGTITGCGTFFKEKNENIKVIGVDTYGSILKEFHETGELHYDHAYTYITEGIGEDIIPENYDMSVIDHFEKVTDKDGAIYARKLAKEEGIFCGYSAGSAISALVQMKDQFTKDDVIVVLLHDHGSRYVGKIYNDEWMKEMGWLD; from the coding sequence ATGAAATACGCAAAAAATATTCTTGAAACTATCGGAAATACTCCATTAGTAAAACTTAACAAAGTTTTGGGCGAGGATTTCCCTGCATTAGTTTTAGCCAAAGTAGAAACTTTCAACCCGGGAAATTCTGTAAAAGACAGAATGGCCGTTAAAATGATCGAAGATGCCGAAAAAGACGGCAGATTAAAACCGGGCGGAACAATCATTGAAGGAACTTCCGGAAATACAGGAATGGGATTAGCTCTTGCCGCTATCATCAAGGGGTACAAATGTATTTTTGTAACCAATTCCAAACAATCTAAAGAAAAATGTGATATTTTACGTGCTGTAGGAGCAGAAGTTATTGTTTGTCCTACAGATGTGAAGCCTACGGACCCTCGTTCTTATTATTCGGTTTCAAAAAGATTAGCTAAAGAAACTGAAAACGGATGGTATGTGAATCAATATGATAATTTATCCAACCGAGCAGCACATTATGAATCTACTGCTCCTGAAATCTGGGAACAAACAGAAGGAAAACTTACTCATTTTGTAGTCGGAGCCGGAACAGGAGGAACCATTACAGGATGTGGAACGTTCTTCAAAGAAAAAAATGAAAATATAAAAGTAATTGGTGTTGATACTTATGGTTCTATTTTAAAAGAATTCCATGAGACCGGTGAACTTCACTATGATCACGCATATACTTACATTACTGAAGGAATCGGAGAAGATATTATTCCTGAAAACTATGATATGTCGGTTATCGATCATTTTGAAAAAGTAACGGATAAAGATGGTGCCATTTATGCAAGAAAGCTTGCAAAAGAAGAAGGGATTTTCTGTGGATATTCAGCAGGAAGTGCTATATCGGCATTGGTACAAATGAAAGATCAGTTTACCAAAGATGACGTGATTGTTGTTTTACTCCATGACCATGGTTCAAGATATGTAGGTAAAATCTACAATGATGAATGGATGAAGGAAATGGGCTGGCTAGACTAA
- a CDS encoding DUF1343 domain-containing protein — translation MNLDFKIKNLLLICLIFLGVFNQYYSQNQTKDGFKTGADQPEVYLPLLKGKTIGIVTNQTGLMKDRTHLVDFLVKNGIKIKAIFAPEHGFRGNADAGETVKNGVDSKTGVPIVSLYGSNKKPKPEQLKGIDIVVFDIQDVGIRFYTYISTLSYLMEAGAENNVEIMVLDRPNPHDGYIDGPVLKKKWASFVGMHEVPVVYGLTIGEYGKMVNGEKWLKNGMEAKYILVPMKNYHKKLRYAISDKPSPNLPNDKAINLYPSLCFFEGTQVSVGRGTDTPFQVYGSPWTKSLPYQFTPKPNFGAKDPFLNGQLCYGENLSEYPNDLRELNLEWVIKAYKNYKNPQQDFFLKNLWFDTLSGTDELRKQIIAGKSIQEIKASWKSDLEKFEKIRSKYVVYEN, via the coding sequence ATGAATTTAGATTTCAAAATTAAAAATTTACTTCTTATTTGCCTAATTTTTTTAGGAGTATTCAATCAATATTATTCTCAGAATCAAACAAAAGATGGTTTTAAGACCGGTGCCGACCAGCCGGAAGTTTATTTACCGCTGCTAAAGGGAAAAACAATTGGTATTGTTACCAACCAAACGGGTTTGATGAAAGATCGTACTCACCTGGTCGATTTTTTAGTAAAAAACGGGATTAAGATAAAAGCTATTTTTGCCCCTGAGCATGGCTTTAGGGGAAATGCTGATGCTGGTGAAACTGTTAAAAATGGAGTAGACTCAAAAACAGGTGTGCCTATTGTTTCTTTATATGGAAGTAATAAAAAGCCGAAACCTGAACAGTTAAAAGGAATTGATATTGTAGTGTTTGATATTCAGGATGTCGGCATCAGATTCTATACTTATATTTCAACGTTAAGCTACCTTATGGAGGCCGGAGCCGAAAATAATGTTGAGATAATGGTATTGGACAGGCCTAATCCTCACGATGGATATATTGATGGACCTGTTTTAAAAAAGAAATGGGCTAGTTTTGTGGGAATGCATGAAGTTCCGGTTGTCTATGGTTTAACCATTGGTGAGTATGGAAAAATGGTCAACGGTGAAAAATGGCTGAAGAATGGAATGGAGGCAAAATATATTTTGGTTCCTATGAAGAATTATCATAAAAAGCTGCGATATGCTATTTCTGATAAGCCATCTCCCAACTTACCTAATGATAAAGCAATAAATTTATATCCGAGTTTATGTTTTTTTGAAGGAACACAGGTTTCTGTAGGAAGAGGTACAGATACTCCCTTTCAGGTATATGGTTCTCCCTGGACAAAAAGTCTTCCTTACCAGTTTACTCCAAAGCCTAATTTCGGGGCAAAAGATCCATTCCTGAACGGGCAATTATGTTATGGAGAAAATTTATCTGAGTATCCGAATGATTTGAGGGAACTTAATCTGGAATGGGTGATCAAAGCTTATAAAAATTATAAGAATCCTCAGCAGGATTTCTTTCTTAAAAACTTATGGTTCGATACTTTATCCGGAACTGATGAATTAAGAAAACAAATCATTGCCGGTAAATCAATACAAGAAATAAAGGCTTCGTGGAAGTCAGATTTAGAAAAATTTGAGAAAATCAGATCTAAATACGTGGTGTACGAAAACTAA